From a single Apium graveolens cultivar Ventura chromosome 2, ASM990537v1, whole genome shotgun sequence genomic region:
- the LOC141689234 gene encoding uncharacterized protein LOC141689234, whose amino-acid sequence MVVMEGWIELPKFSEGYIRGIRSFLRNAFSRYFVGDEITCPCKNFDNHRWHCEDVIFDHLIYSGPSPLLVIWICEISNTENINMEFDEGVYFGDNLGEMLHRMHNCQDKGRGSGKPNKTARNFYRLIEDEKQPLYQEAFPEAHIPLSFKDAENVIKDLGLDYQKIHGRPNNYMLFRGENEKEEVCKACNASRWIVVGNKDTSDDIPEQLMHKVPAKPLIAELKDLWDKGIETYDALAEENFNLRASILWTIIDFLGKFLKTNHMLRFNKKRFNGEIEMGMSPSILLGLEVEELLTGCQNQFGPAKHKRKGMKKKREN is encoded by the exons atggtAGTGATGGAAGGGTGGATTGAACTTCCAAAGTTTAGCGAAGGATATATCAGAGGGATAAGATCTTTTTTGCGGAATGCATTTTCTAGATACTTTGTAGGTGATGAAATCACATGCCCCTGCAAAAACTTTGATAATCACAGGTGGCATTGTGAAGATGTGATTTTTGATCATCTCATCTACAGTGGTCCATCTCCACTATTAGTGATCTGGATTTGTGAGATTTCCAATACAGAAAATATAAATATGGAGTTTGATGAGGGCGTATATTTCGGAGATAATTTAGGTGAAATGTTGCACCGTATGCACAACTGTCAAGACAAGGGTAGGGGTTCTGGTAAACCAAATAAAACAGCTAGGAATTTTTATCGCCTTATTGAAGATGAAAAGCAGCCTCTATATCAAG AGGCCTTTCCGGAAGCACACATCCCTCTTTCATTTAAGGACGCGGAAAATGTCATTAAAGACTTAGGCCTAGATTACCAAAAAATACACGGGCGTCCCAACAATTACATGTTGTTTCGGGGAGAAAATGAGAAGGAAGAAGTCTGCAAAGCTTGCAATGCCTCTAGGTGGATTGTAGTGGGAAACAAAGATACAAGTGACGACATTCCGGAGCAGTTGATGCACAAAGTTCCGGCAAAA CCCCTTATCGCTGAGttgaaagatttatgggataaaGGCATAGAAACTTATGATGCTTTAGCTGAAGAAAATTTTAATCTACGTGCAAGTATTTTATGGACCATTATCGATTTTCTGGG GAAATTTTTAAAGACGAACCACATGTTGAGGTTTAATAAAAAGAGGTTCAATGGTGAAATTGAAATGGGAATGAGTCCGTCAATTTTGTTGGGGCTAGAGGTTGAAGAATTATTAACCGGTTGTCAGAACCAGTTCGGGCCTGCTAAACACAAGAGAAAGGGCATGAAGAAGAAACGGGAAAACTGA